In one window of Streptomyces sp. NBC_01224 DNA:
- a CDS encoding ROK family transcriptional regulator has protein sequence MAGTTPGTPRVLRAMNDRAALDLLLEHGPLSRTRIGKLTGLSKPTASQLLARLEAAGLVVATGTVAGRPGPNAQLYAVNAGAAHVAGLDVNARRIVAAVADVTGETVGEFELRTPGRRAASVVRQVTDALDGAVKDAGLTRSDVHRVVIGTPGAFDPGTGRLRYASHLPGWHSPTLLGELAAFLPMPVEYENDVNLVAVAEQRLGAARGHDDFVLLWNEEGLGAALVINGRLHRGFTGGAGEVGFLPVPGVPLVRQVTKVNAGGFQELSGAQVLSRLARELGIDDELSRGSGTHHEVAARLVARAAEAAEAGEDGPYPRLLDLFATGLATGLASMVAVLDPELVVLSGELIAAGGEPLRGRVESELVELAASRPRLIAGEVTHRPVLRGALESALATTRDEVFDTSR, from the coding sequence ATGGCCGGAACCACACCGGGTACCCCCCGCGTTCTGCGGGCCATGAACGACCGGGCCGCCCTCGATCTGCTGCTGGAGCACGGGCCTCTCTCCCGGACCAGGATCGGGAAGCTGACGGGGCTCTCCAAGCCCACCGCGTCGCAGCTGCTGGCGCGACTGGAGGCCGCCGGGCTGGTCGTCGCCACCGGGACCGTGGCGGGGCGGCCGGGGCCCAATGCCCAGCTGTACGCGGTGAACGCGGGGGCCGCCCATGTCGCGGGGCTGGATGTGAACGCCCGCCGGATCGTCGCCGCCGTCGCCGATGTGACCGGTGAGACGGTCGGCGAGTTCGAACTGCGTACCCCGGGGCGGCGCGCCGCCTCCGTGGTGCGGCAGGTGACGGATGCGCTGGACGGGGCGGTCAAGGACGCGGGGCTCACCCGCTCCGATGTGCACCGGGTCGTCATCGGCACCCCGGGCGCCTTCGATCCCGGCACCGGGCGGCTGCGGTACGCCTCGCACCTGCCCGGCTGGCACTCCCCCACCCTGCTGGGCGAGCTGGCCGCGTTTCTGCCGATGCCGGTCGAGTACGAGAACGACGTGAACCTGGTCGCGGTGGCCGAACAACGGCTCGGTGCGGCGCGCGGACACGACGACTTCGTGCTGCTGTGGAACGAGGAGGGGCTCGGTGCCGCCCTCGTCATCAACGGACGGCTGCACCGCGGCTTCACCGGTGGTGCCGGTGAGGTCGGCTTCCTGCCGGTGCCCGGCGTCCCGCTGGTCCGCCAGGTCACCAAGGTGAACGCCGGCGGCTTCCAGGAGCTGTCGGGCGCGCAGGTGCTGTCCAGGCTGGCCCGGGAGCTCGGCATCGACGACGAGCTCAGCCGCGGCTCCGGCACCCACCACGAGGTCGCGGCCCGGCTGGTCGCGCGGGCCGCCGAGGCCGCGGAGGCGGGCGAGGACGGCCCGTACCCACGGCTCCTCGATCTGTTCGCCACCGGACTCGCGACCGGCCTGGCCTCCATGGTCGCCGTACTGGACCCCGAACTCGTCGTGCTCTCCGGCGAGTTGATCGCAGCCGGCGGGGAACCGCTGCGCGGCCGGGTGGAGTCCGAGCTCGTCGAGCTGGCGGCCTCCCGGCCCCGGCTGATCGCCGGTGAAGTGACCCACCGCCCCGTGCTGCGCGGCGCGCTGGAGAGCGCACTCGCCACCACCCGTGACGAAGTCTTCGACACGTCGCGCTGA
- a CDS encoding ABC transporter substrate-binding protein, whose protein sequence is MSGNRRKTTAALAATAAISLFASACTGQSNSGASDDASKETTINFWHGWSAPNEVKGIQATVDAFEKAHPNIHVKVVGNMTDDKINQALRAGGSKAPDVVSSFTTNNVGKFCSSKAFVDLNPFLKKDGIDADKTFPKAMNEYTQFDGVRCTVPLLGDAYGLYYNKDAFKAAGITSPPETWSELAEDAKKLTKTKGDSYEQLGFMPNYHGYETTTEHYLGGWNPKYFDKDGKSNIAKDPAFASMLTTQKKLVDDLGGYEKLEKYRTAFGDEWGAKHPFHTGQVAMQLDGEWRLGMAEETKPEFEIGVAPMPVADDEADTYGKGYLTGTIAGIAATSQKQNAAWELVKFMTTDTDAVVEFANAIHNVPSTLDALKSPKLKYDPRFKTFLDIAANPESTTTPPSVNGGAYLVSLQNLGFDIEKGKQTGIKAGLEKTAEEIDAAIAQAK, encoded by the coding sequence ATGTCCGGAAACCGCCGGAAGACGACCGCCGCGCTCGCCGCGACCGCCGCGATATCGCTGTTCGCCTCTGCCTGTACTGGCCAGAGCAACTCGGGTGCCAGTGATGACGCGTCCAAGGAGACGACCATCAACTTCTGGCACGGCTGGAGCGCCCCGAACGAGGTCAAGGGAATTCAGGCCACGGTCGACGCCTTCGAGAAGGCGCACCCCAATATCCATGTGAAGGTCGTCGGCAACATGACCGACGACAAGATCAACCAGGCGCTGCGGGCGGGCGGCTCGAAGGCCCCGGACGTCGTCTCGTCGTTCACCACGAACAATGTCGGAAAGTTCTGTTCGTCGAAGGCGTTCGTCGATCTGAACCCCTTCCTGAAGAAGGACGGGATCGACGCGGACAAGACCTTCCCCAAGGCAATGAACGAGTACACGCAGTTCGACGGTGTGCGCTGCACCGTGCCGCTGCTCGGTGACGCGTACGGCCTCTACTACAACAAGGACGCGTTCAAGGCCGCCGGTATCACCAGTCCGCCGGAGACCTGGTCGGAATTGGCCGAGGACGCCAAGAAGCTGACGAAGACCAAGGGCGACTCGTACGAGCAGCTCGGCTTCATGCCGAACTACCACGGCTACGAGACGACGACCGAGCACTACCTCGGTGGCTGGAACCCGAAGTACTTCGACAAGGACGGCAAGTCGAACATCGCCAAGGACCCGGCGTTCGCCTCCATGCTCACCACCCAGAAGAAGCTGGTCGACGACCTGGGCGGCTACGAGAAACTGGAGAAGTACCGTACGGCGTTCGGTGACGAGTGGGGCGCCAAACACCCGTTCCACACCGGCCAGGTCGCCATGCAGCTGGACGGCGAGTGGCGGCTCGGGATGGCCGAGGAGACCAAGCCGGAGTTCGAGATCGGGGTGGCCCCGATGCCCGTCGCCGACGACGAGGCCGACACCTACGGCAAGGGCTATCTGACCGGCACCATCGCCGGTATCGCCGCCACCTCGCAGAAGCAGAACGCGGCGTGGGAGCTGGTGAAATTCATGACGACCGACACCGACGCAGTGGTCGAATTCGCCAATGCCATCCACAACGTCCCGTCCACCCTGGATGCACTGAAGTCGCCGAAGCTGAAGTACGACCCGCGGTTCAAGACGTTCCTGGACATCGCCGCGAACCCCGAAAGCACCACCACCCCGCCCTCGGTGAACGGCGGCGCGTACCTGGTGTCCCTGCAGAACCTCGGATTCGACATCGAGAAGGGCAAGCAGACGGGCATCAAGGCCGGTCTGGAGAAGACCGCCGAGGAAATCGACGCGGCGATCGCACAGGCGAAGTAG
- a CDS encoding mechanosensitive ion channel family protein encodes MFPSALLAAAPSPGPGGSLDEAAEQAGNAAGWVEENWSIWLSTGLRIVLIAAIAIVLRIAIRRALTKLIDRMNRSAQAVEGTALGGLLVNAERRRQRSEAIGSVLRSVASFLILGTAALMILGAFQINLAPLLASAGVAGVALGFGARNLVTDFLSGVFMILEDQYGVGDTVDAGVASGEVIEVGLRVTKLRGDNGEIWYVRNGEVKRIGNLSQGWSTAGVDVTVRPTEDLDKVRTVITEAATAMAKEDPWNERLWGPVEILGLDAVLLDSMTVRVTAKTMPGKALSVERELRWRIKQSFDEAGIRMVGGVPAQGDEPSSADPTAAMAAPSAYASATSPQSLATTPITPPPNMSK; translated from the coding sequence GTGTTCCCGTCCGCCCTGTTGGCCGCAGCTCCGTCGCCCGGGCCCGGTGGCTCGCTGGACGAGGCCGCCGAGCAGGCCGGCAACGCCGCGGGCTGGGTGGAGGAGAACTGGTCCATCTGGCTGAGCACCGGTCTGCGCATCGTGCTCATCGCCGCGATCGCGATCGTGTTGCGCATCGCGATCCGTCGTGCTCTCACCAAGCTCATAGACCGGATGAACCGCAGCGCCCAGGCGGTGGAGGGCACCGCGCTGGGCGGGCTGCTGGTCAATGCGGAACGCCGCCGTCAGCGCTCCGAGGCGATCGGTTCCGTACTCCGGTCGGTCGCGTCGTTCCTGATCCTCGGCACGGCCGCCCTGATGATCCTGGGCGCGTTCCAGATCAATCTGGCTCCGCTGCTGGCCTCCGCCGGTGTGGCCGGTGTGGCGCTCGGTTTCGGTGCGCGCAACCTGGTCACCGACTTCCTCTCCGGTGTCTTCATGATCCTGGAGGACCAGTACGGCGTCGGCGACACCGTCGATGCGGGCGTCGCCTCCGGCGAAGTCATCGAGGTCGGCCTGCGGGTCACCAAGCTGCGCGGCGACAACGGTGAGATCTGGTACGTCCGCAACGGCGAGGTGAAGCGGATCGGCAACCTCAGCCAGGGCTGGTCCACGGCCGGCGTCGATGTGACCGTGCGCCCCACGGAGGACCTCGACAAGGTCCGTACGGTGATCACCGAGGCCGCCACGGCGATGGCCAAGGAGGACCCGTGGAACGAGCGGCTGTGGGGCCCCGTGGAGATCCTGGGCCTGGACGCCGTGCTCCTGGACTCGATGACGGTCCGGGTGACCGCGAAGACGATGCCGGGCAAGGCGCTGAGCGTGGAGCGCGAGCTGCGCTGGCGGATCAAGCAGTCCTTCGACGAGGCCGGAATCCGCATGGTCGGCGGCGTCCCGGCCCAGGGGGACGAGCCCTCGTCGGCCGACCCGACGGCCGCCATGGCCGCTCCCTCGGCGTACGCGTCGGCCACCTCGCCGCAGTCCCTGGCCACGACACCGATCACGCCGCCGCCGAACATGTCGAAGTAG
- a CDS encoding HNH endonuclease yields MPHVLVLNASYEPLGVVPLRRALVLVLENKAICLEESGAFMHSATRAVPAPSVVRLKRFVRVPYRGPVPLTRRALFARDGGRCMYCGAAATSVDHVIPRSRGGQHAWDNVVAACRRCNHVKADRHLPELGWRLHQQPAPPTGLAWRIIGTGHRDPRWLPYLQPFGADDAMARIDGISA; encoded by the coding sequence GTGCCGCATGTCCTGGTTCTCAACGCGTCGTACGAGCCGCTCGGCGTCGTACCGCTCCGCCGCGCGCTCGTCCTCGTGCTCGAAAACAAGGCCATCTGTCTTGAGGAGTCCGGCGCCTTCATGCACAGTGCCACCCGGGCCGTCCCGGCCCCCAGCGTCGTCCGCCTGAAGCGGTTCGTACGGGTTCCCTACCGGGGGCCCGTACCGCTGACCCGCAGGGCGCTGTTCGCCAGGGACGGGGGCCGCTGCATGTACTGCGGCGCCGCCGCGACCAGCGTCGACCATGTCATTCCGCGCAGCCGCGGCGGACAGCATGCCTGGGACAACGTGGTGGCGGCCTGCCGCCGCTGCAACCACGTCAAGGCGGACCGGCACCTGCCGGAGCTCGGCTGGCGGCTGCACCAGCAGCCCGCCCCCCCGACGGGTCTCGCCTGGCGCATCATCGGCACGGGACACCGCGACCCGCGCTGGCTGCCGTACTTGCAACCGTTCGGCGCGGACGACGCGATGGCCCGGATCGACGGCATCTCAGCCTGA
- a CDS encoding beta-N-acetylglucosaminidase domain-containing protein has translation MRLRRRKQATAIAVAVLGGLLSTGTPAAVAAPSAPGSPAATTSDRTDDGTLPAVWPRPQSIKASGPSVPLFAEVTLVVGAHADPYAVDALRQILRDTGVRTVHEALPGRGPVIRLGGNGAQDALRTLHAPDRGDLPSGGYRIAVGRVAGRDTVAMDGVGEDGLFHGVQTLRQLIRDRSVAGVTVRDWPGTAVRGTTEGFYGQPWTRAERLAQIGFMGHTKQNRYLYAAGDDPYRQARWRDPYPADRRADFRALAERARAEHVTLGWAVAPGQAMCMSSDNDVKALTKKLDALWALGVRVFQLQFQDVSYSEWHCDSDADTFGSGPEAAARAQARVASKVAQHLADRYPNAEPLSVMPTEFYQDGSTDYRRALAEELDDRVQIAWTGVGVVPRTITGGELAGARATFRHPLVTMDNYPVNDYAQDRIFLGPYTGRDPAVAMGSAALLANAMEQPSASRIPLFTAADFAWNPKGYRPQESWQAAIDDLAGGDARTRDALRALAGNSATSVLGGDESAYLQPLLAAFWQSRTTTDATAQADAARRLRAAFTVMREAPQRLKGPADGRLDGEVRPWTEQLSRYGRAGELAVDLLQAQSRGDGAAAWQASLALEPVHKAAKASGATVGKGVLGPFLDRVRREADAWTGADRDAGTVTEAPGSHTVRLDRSRPVETVTVMTVPGSGAVAGATLEAHVPGEGWRSLGPVSATGWTQTPARGLRADAIRISWPTGGPSTPPVITGTMPPIGPGSRMGSSIGTDALGSARGRAPQVRALVPWFGDEPAARLDLLRGETDAEIGGGPQRVEARLAARRPAEVRGALTAKAPEGIEVRVPKQTRVPRGSRTDVPVEITVPAGTPAGEYEVPIGFGEERSTLTVRAYPRTAGTDLVRTAAVSSSGDETPDFPATAASDGDPETRWSSPAEDGAWWQAELPQPARVGQVVLHWQDAYASRYRIQVSADGRSWRTAATVRDGKGGRESVRMDAKDTRFIRVQGDARATGFGYSLWSVRAYAVAATE, from the coding sequence ATGCGGCTCAGGCGCAGAAAGCAGGCAACGGCCATCGCGGTCGCCGTGCTCGGCGGGCTGCTCTCCACCGGGACGCCGGCTGCCGTCGCGGCCCCTTCGGCACCCGGCTCCCCCGCTGCCACCACCTCGGACCGCACGGACGACGGCACGCTGCCTGCCGTATGGCCGCGGCCCCAGTCCATCAAGGCGTCCGGACCCTCCGTACCGCTCTTTGCCGAGGTCACCCTCGTGGTCGGCGCGCACGCGGATCCGTACGCCGTCGACGCACTCCGGCAGATCCTGCGGGACACGGGCGTGCGGACCGTCCACGAGGCGTTGCCGGGCCGCGGACCCGTCATCCGGCTCGGCGGCAACGGCGCCCAGGACGCCCTGCGCACGCTGCACGCCCCCGACCGCGGCGATCTGCCGTCCGGTGGCTACCGGATCGCGGTGGGCCGGGTCGCGGGCCGGGACACCGTCGCCATGGACGGCGTCGGCGAGGACGGCCTCTTCCACGGCGTACAGACACTGCGTCAGCTGATCCGGGACAGGAGCGTCGCCGGGGTCACCGTCAGGGACTGGCCGGGCACCGCCGTGCGCGGGACGACCGAGGGCTTCTACGGGCAGCCGTGGACCCGTGCGGAGCGGCTGGCGCAGATCGGCTTCATGGGGCATACGAAGCAGAACAGGTACCTGTACGCGGCAGGTGACGACCCGTACCGGCAGGCCCGTTGGCGCGACCCGTACCCCGCCGACCGGCGCGCCGACTTCCGGGCACTGGCCGAGCGGGCCCGCGCCGAGCATGTGACGCTCGGCTGGGCCGTCGCCCCCGGCCAGGCCATGTGCATGTCGTCGGACAACGATGTGAAGGCGCTGACGAAGAAGCTCGACGCGTTGTGGGCGCTGGGCGTGCGGGTCTTCCAGCTGCAGTTCCAGGACGTCAGCTACAGCGAGTGGCACTGCGACAGCGACGCCGACACCTTCGGCAGCGGGCCCGAGGCGGCGGCCAGGGCGCAGGCGCGGGTGGCGAGCAAGGTGGCGCAGCATCTCGCGGACCGCTATCCGAACGCGGAGCCGCTGTCGGTCATGCCGACGGAGTTCTACCAGGACGGGTCGACCGACTACCGCAGGGCGCTCGCCGAGGAGCTGGACGACCGGGTCCAGATCGCCTGGACCGGCGTCGGGGTCGTACCGAGGACCATCACGGGCGGGGAACTGGCCGGCGCCCGCGCCACGTTCCGGCATCCGCTGGTCACGATGGACAACTACCCGGTCAACGACTACGCGCAGGACCGCATCTTCCTCGGCCCGTACACCGGCCGGGACCCGGCGGTGGCGATGGGTTCCGCGGCGCTGCTCGCCAATGCCATGGAGCAGCCGTCCGCGTCCCGCATCCCGCTGTTCACCGCCGCCGACTTCGCCTGGAACCCGAAGGGATACCGGCCGCAGGAGTCCTGGCAGGCGGCGATCGACGATCTGGCGGGCGGCGACGCCCGTACCAGGGACGCGTTGCGCGCGCTGGCCGGGAACAGTGCGACGTCGGTGCTGGGCGGAGACGAATCGGCGTATCTGCAGCCGCTGCTGGCCGCGTTCTGGCAGTCCCGTACGACGACCGACGCCACGGCGCAGGCCGATGCGGCGCGCAGGCTGCGGGCGGCGTTCACCGTGATGAGGGAGGCCCCACAGCGACTGAAGGGGCCGGCCGACGGGCGCCTGGACGGCGAAGTACGGCCGTGGACGGAGCAGTTGTCCCGGTACGGCCGGGCGGGCGAGCTGGCCGTCGATCTGCTGCAGGCCCAGTCGCGCGGTGACGGCGCTGCCGCGTGGCAGGCTTCGCTGGCGCTGGAGCCGGTGCACAAGGCCGCGAAGGCGAGCGGTGCGACGGTCGGCAAGGGTGTCCTCGGCCCGTTCCTGGACCGGGTGCGCCGGGAGGCCGACGCCTGGACGGGCGCGGACCGCGACGCCGGTACGGTGACCGAGGCCCCGGGCAGCCATACGGTCCGGCTGGACCGGTCCCGCCCGGTGGAGACCGTGACGGTGATGACGGTACCCGGCAGCGGCGCGGTGGCCGGTGCGACCCTGGAGGCCCATGTGCCCGGCGAGGGCTGGCGCAGCCTCGGCCCGGTGTCGGCCACCGGCTGGACCCAGACGCCGGCCAGAGGGCTGCGGGCCGACGCGATCCGGATCAGCTGGCCCACCGGCGGTCCGTCGACACCGCCGGTCATCACGGGCACGATGCCGCCGATCGGCCCGGGAAGCCGGATGGGAAGCAGCATCGGAACCGACGCCTTGGGGAGTGCGCGGGGCCGGGCTCCGCAGGTGCGCGCGCTCGTGCCGTGGTTCGGCGACGAGCCCGCCGCCCGGCTCGATCTCCTGCGCGGCGAGACGGACGCCGAGATCGGCGGCGGGCCGCAGCGGGTCGAGGCGCGGCTGGCCGCCCGGCGCCCTGCCGAGGTGCGGGGCGCGCTCACCGCGAAGGCGCCCGAGGGCATCGAGGTGCGCGTCCCGAAGCAGACGAGGGTGCCGCGCGGTTCCCGTACCGACGTCCCCGTCGAGATCACCGTCCCGGCGGGCACCCCGGCCGGCGAGTACGAGGTGCCGATCGGCTTCGGCGAGGAGCGCAGCACGCTGACGGTCCGGGCGTACCCGCGCACCGCGGGCACCGACCTGGTGCGTACCGCCGCCGTCTCCTCGTCCGGCGACGAGACCCCGGACTTCCCTGCGACGGCCGCCTCCGACGGCGATCCGGAGACCCGCTGGTCCTCGCCGGCCGAGGACGGTGCCTGGTGGCAGGCGGAACTGCCGCAGCCGGCCCGGGTCGGCCAGGTGGTGCTGCACTGGCAGGACGCGTACGCCTCCCGCTACCGCATCCAGGTCTCCGCGGACGGCCGCAGCTGGCGCACGGCGGCGACCGTACGGGACGGCAAGGGCGGGCGCGAGTCGGTCCGGATGGACGCGAAGGACACCCGCTTCATCAGGGTGCAGGGCGATGCCCGGGCCACCGGGTTCGGCTACTCGCTCTGGTCGGTTCGGGCGTACGCCGTCGCCGCAACGGAGTAA
- a CDS encoding carbohydrate ABC transporter permease, with protein MAQALDTLKAADRATDPVTPAERTARRKALLNWIAVHSLGVAAALFFVLPFVFLLLTSLMSDQQALTRDLWPHPFEWSNYKKVFDTPGFLTWWKNTLLYAGLGTVLTVVSSLPVAYALAKFRFRGRHLSLMLVISMMMLPPQVVVIPMYLFWAKQLDMSGTLWPLIIPMAFGDAFSIFLLRQFLLTIPNEYLDAAKVDGCGELRTLLKVVVPMARPGIAAVALFQFFYAWNDYFGPQIYASENPAAWTLSYGLESFKGAHHTDWNLTMAATVLVMAPVILVFFFAQKAFVEGVTLTGVKG; from the coding sequence GTGGCGCAAGCTCTCGACACCCTCAAGGCAGCCGACCGGGCGACCGACCCGGTCACCCCGGCCGAACGCACGGCACGCCGCAAAGCGCTGCTGAACTGGATCGCCGTGCACTCGCTCGGGGTCGCCGCCGCACTCTTCTTCGTACTGCCGTTCGTCTTCCTCCTGCTCACCTCGCTGATGAGCGACCAGCAGGCGCTGACCCGCGATCTGTGGCCGCACCCCTTCGAGTGGAGCAACTACAAGAAGGTGTTCGACACGCCGGGCTTTCTGACCTGGTGGAAGAACACCCTGCTGTACGCGGGGCTCGGCACCGTCCTCACGGTCGTGTCATCGCTGCCCGTGGCGTACGCGCTCGCCAAGTTCCGCTTCCGCGGGCGGCATCTCTCGCTGATGCTCGTCATCTCGATGATGATGCTGCCGCCGCAGGTCGTCGTCATCCCGATGTATCTGTTCTGGGCGAAGCAGCTGGACATGTCCGGCACCCTCTGGCCGCTGATCATCCCGATGGCCTTCGGTGACGCGTTCTCCATCTTCCTGCTGAGGCAGTTCCTGCTGACCATCCCGAACGAGTACCTCGACGCGGCCAAGGTCGACGGCTGCGGTGAGCTGCGCACCCTGCTGAAGGTCGTCGTACCGATGGCCAGGCCGGGCATCGCCGCCGTCGCCCTCTTCCAGTTCTTCTACGCCTGGAACGACTACTTCGGCCCGCAGATCTACGCCTCCGAGAACCCGGCCGCCTGGACGCTCAGTTACGGCCTGGAATCCTTCAAGGGAGCACACCACACCGACTGGAACCTGACCATGGCCGCGACCGTACTGGTCATGGCCCCCGTGATCCTCGTCTTCTTCTTCGCTCAAAAGGCTTTTGTCGAGGGCGTCACACTGACCGGAGTAAAGGGCTGA
- a CDS encoding carbohydrate ABC transporter permease, giving the protein MSPWLIGFCVFFAYPLISTLYFSFTSYDGFAAPEFSGLKNWSFVFNDYPLFWPALRNTLWLVVVMVTCRVVFGLGVGLLITKIKTGTGVFRTLFYLPYLAPPVAATLGFVFLLNPGTGPVNSILGDLGLPTPGWFTDATWSKPALTALAVWGVGDLMVIFMAALLDVPKEQYEAAELDGATAFQRFRFVTLPNISPIVMFAVVTGIIQTMQYYTQPLVAGKVASGVMGGSGQQFEPGYPDKSTLTLPQLVYNLGFQRFDYGSACVVALVLFVLAMAFTALLMRRRSGLIQAGE; this is encoded by the coding sequence ATGTCGCCGTGGCTGATCGGGTTCTGCGTCTTCTTCGCCTACCCGCTGATCTCCACGCTCTATTTCTCCTTCACCAGTTACGACGGTTTCGCGGCCCCGGAATTCAGCGGGCTGAAGAACTGGTCGTTCGTCTTCAACGACTACCCGCTGTTCTGGCCCGCGCTGCGCAACACTCTCTGGCTGGTCGTGGTCATGGTGACCTGCCGGGTGGTGTTCGGCCTCGGTGTCGGGCTGCTGATCACCAAGATCAAGACGGGTACCGGAGTCTTCCGCACCCTGTTCTACCTGCCGTATCTGGCCCCGCCGGTCGCCGCGACCCTCGGCTTCGTCTTCCTGCTCAACCCGGGTACGGGGCCGGTCAATTCGATCCTCGGCGATCTGGGACTGCCCACGCCGGGCTGGTTCACCGACGCCACCTGGTCCAAGCCGGCGCTGACCGCGCTCGCGGTATGGGGGGTGGGCGACCTGATGGTGATCTTCATGGCCGCGCTGCTCGACGTACCGAAGGAGCAGTACGAGGCGGCGGAACTGGACGGGGCTACCGCTTTCCAGCGGTTCCGCTTCGTCACCCTGCCGAACATCTCGCCGATCGTGATGTTCGCCGTGGTCACCGGGATCATCCAGACGATGCAGTACTACACCCAGCCGCTCGTGGCGGGGAAGGTCGCCTCGGGCGTGATGGGCGGCTCCGGGCAGCAGTTCGAACCGGGCTATCCCGACAAGTCGACACTGACGCTTCCGCAGCTCGTCTACAACCTCGGCTTCCAGCGCTTCGACTACGGCTCCGCCTGCGTGGTCGCGCTCGTTCTCTTCGTACTCGCGATGGCGTTCACCGCACTGCTGATGCGGCGCCGCAGCGGGCTGATCCAGGCAGGTGAGTGA